One region of Rhodophyticola sp. CCM32 genomic DNA includes:
- a CDS encoding SRPBCC family protein translates to MTTHRIEKTQILAAPPADVWAYLTEPDKLAIWFHRPTAPLDQTGPFSMPGQDGDPLCWGEVQEVKPVSKLSYSFTARPMDGLMTHVTWTLTAVEAGTRLHLCHDGIPEGAATFGLLTAFDSGWDDHLIRFRKAMA, encoded by the coding sequence ATGACCACCCACCGGATTGAGAAAACCCAGATCCTTGCCGCCCCGCCAGCTGATGTCTGGGCCTATCTGACCGAGCCGGACAAACTGGCGATCTGGTTCCACCGGCCCACGGCGCCGCTGGATCAGACCGGCCCGTTTTCGATGCCGGGCCAGGATGGGGACCCGCTGTGCTGGGGCGAGGTGCAGGAGGTCAAACCGGTCTCGAAACTCAGCTACAGCTTTACGGCACGGCCCATGGACGGGCTGATGACGCATGTGACCTGGACCCTCACCGCAGTTGAGGCCGGCACCCGCCTGCATCTGTGTCATGACGGTATCCCGGAGGGGGCCGCAACATTCGGCCTGCTGACCGCCTTCGATTCCGGCTGGGATGACCACCTGATCCGGTTTCGCAAGGCGATGGCGTAA
- a CDS encoding riboflavin synthase has product MFTGIITDIGTVQALEHRGDLRARIGTGYDTAGIDIGASICCDGICLTAVALGAGWFDVDISAETVSKTNIGDWVEGGRINLERSLKVGDELGGHIVSGHVDGVADLIGMAEEGDSTRLTFRAPDALARFIAPKGSVALNGTSLTVNDVKGAEFGINVIPHTKEVTTWGDVAVGDRINLEIDTLARYVARLQEWSA; this is encoded by the coding sequence ATGTTCACAGGTATCATCACCGATATCGGCACGGTTCAGGCGCTGGAGCATCGCGGCGATCTGCGGGCACGGATCGGCACGGGCTATGACACCGCCGGCATTGATATCGGGGCCTCGATCTGTTGCGATGGTATCTGCCTGACAGCGGTGGCGCTCGGGGCCGGTTGGTTCGACGTGGATATTTCCGCCGAAACAGTGTCGAAAACCAATATCGGCGACTGGGTTGAAGGGGGCCGGATCAATCTGGAACGGTCCCTGAAAGTGGGCGATGAACTGGGCGGGCATATTGTCAGCGGCCATGTGGATGGTGTGGCCGATCTGATTGGCATGGCGGAGGAAGGCGACAGCACCCGGCTGACCTTTCGCGCCCCTGATGCGTTGGCACGCTTCATCGCGCCGAAAGGTTCGGTGGCGCTGAACGGCACATCGCTGACCGTGAATGATGTGAAGGGTGCCGAATTTGGCATCAATGTCATCCCGCATACCAAAGAGGTCACCACCTGGGGGGATGTGGCCGTGGGTGACAGGATCAATCTGGAGATCGACACCCTGGCCCGCTATGTGGCCCGGCTGCAGGAGTGGAGCGCATGA
- the nusB gene encoding transcription antitermination factor NusB: protein MNETRPKGPSRDEKWQMKSAARLYAVQALFQMEHSGQGVDVVRQEFESFRFGERIEGDEMAEGNVDLFRKLLDDAVDRQAKIDQMTDRALVATWPIDRIDPTLRALFRAAGAELVAAETPPKVVITEFVDVARAFFPEGREPKFVNAVLDHMAREARPEAF from the coding sequence ATGAATGAGACCCGCCCGAAAGGGCCCAGCCGAGACGAGAAATGGCAGATGAAATCGGCGGCGCGGCTTTACGCCGTGCAGGCGCTGTTTCAGATGGAACATTCCGGCCAGGGCGTGGATGTCGTGCGCCAGGAGTTCGAGAGCTTTCGCTTTGGCGAGAGGATCGAGGGCGATGAGATGGCCGAGGGCAATGTGGATTTGTTCCGCAAGCTTCTGGATGATGCCGTGGACCGGCAGGCGAAGATCGACCAGATGACTGACCGGGCCCTGGTCGCCACATGGCCGATTGACCGGATCGACCCGACCCTGCGCGCCCTGTTCCGTGCTGCGGGCGCCGAACTGGTTGCGGCGGAGACACCGCCCAAGGTGGTGATTACCGAGTTTGTCGATGTGGCCCGTGCGTTTTTCCCCGAGGGGCGGGAGCCGAAATTCGTGAATGCGGTTCTGGATCACATGGCGCGCGAAGCCAGACCCGAGGCGTTTTAA
- a CDS encoding capsular polysaccharide biosynthesis protein: MARTGSENLAGDTPRKGFHFNAGFLTNARIRRILTLSGYQLKIGKPGPDDDVLVWGHSPYAPRGEKAAAATGAHLVRVEDAFLRSLHPGRAGEPPLGLTIDRRGAYFDASQPSDLEHLLATHPLDDTALLDRARNAIARMVEAHLTKYAAVDPTLDPPPPGYVLVIDQTRGDASITLGGANGDSFREMLYWAQQDHPGAKIVIKTHPETRGGHREGHFSAADAGGDILLCEGPVSPWRLMEHARAVYTVSSQMGFEAILAGHRPVVFGQPFYAGWGLSDDRQPVQRRQRVLTRAQLVAGALILYPSWYDPYHDRLCPLEDVLGALEAQTRSWRADRHGHVAIGMRAWKRTHLQAFYGASGKSVQFADTAEAAVTSGKPVMVWAGREDDHLGHACSATGVPLTRVEDGFLRSRGLGAALIPPLSLVRDDLGIYYDPSRESRLERLITEAAALPAKRLARAEALIARLTALGLSKYNLGSPPDLPDPGTRHVVLVPGQVEDDASITLGAGKVKTNLDLLQTARRLHPDAMVVYKPHPDVEADLRPGAVPEDALARLADHVARGADPAALLAQADKVVTMTSLLGFEALLRRVPVTTLGTPFYAGWGLTHDLGPIPVRRQARPSLAAMAHAALITYPRYLDPVTSLPCPVEVAMERLAAGEGLPRKPGLRVLAKLQGWFAGHAWLWRRGR; the protein is encoded by the coding sequence GTGGCCAGGACCGGCTCAGAGAACCTTGCCGGGGATACGCCCCGGAAGGGGTTTCATTTCAATGCCGGGTTTCTGACCAACGCACGCATCCGGCGCATTCTGACCCTGTCGGGCTATCAGTTGAAAATCGGCAAGCCGGGGCCTGATGACGATGTGCTGGTCTGGGGTCATTCCCCCTATGCCCCACGCGGCGAAAAAGCCGCCGCCGCCACGGGCGCGCATCTGGTGCGGGTGGAGGATGCGTTTTTACGCTCCCTGCATCCGGGCCGCGCAGGGGAACCGCCCCTTGGTCTGACCATCGATCGGCGCGGCGCGTATTTCGATGCCAGTCAGCCTTCGGATCTGGAACATCTTCTGGCCACCCATCCGCTGGATGACACCGCATTGCTGGACCGCGCCCGGAACGCCATCGCCCGCATGGTCGAGGCGCATCTGACCAAATATGCCGCCGTCGATCCCACGCTGGACCCGCCGCCACCCGGTTATGTTCTGGTCATCGACCAGACCCGGGGTGATGCCTCGATCACCCTTGGCGGGGCCAATGGTGACAGTTTCCGCGAAATGCTCTATTGGGCGCAGCAGGATCATCCCGGCGCAAAGATTGTCATCAAGACCCATCCCGAAACCCGGGGCGGGCATCGCGAGGGGCATTTCAGTGCTGCGGATGCCGGGGGGGACATCCTGCTTTGCGAAGGGCCGGTATCGCCCTGGCGGCTGATGGAACATGCCCGGGCGGTCTATACCGTTTCAAGCCAGATGGGGTTTGAGGCTATTCTGGCAGGCCACAGGCCGGTGGTCTTCGGGCAACCCTTCTATGCCGGTTGGGGGCTGAGCGATGATCGTCAGCCGGTGCAGCGCCGCCAGCGGGTGCTGACCCGCGCACAACTGGTGGCAGGTGCGCTGATCCTCTACCCAAGCTGGTATGATCCCTATCACGACCGGCTTTGCCCGCTGGAGGATGTTCTGGGCGCGCTGGAGGCACAGACCCGCAGCTGGCGCGCGGATCGGCATGGCCATGTGGCAATCGGCATGCGCGCCTGGAAACGGACCCATTTGCAGGCGTTTTACGGCGCCAGCGGCAAATCTGTGCAATTTGCCGACACGGCCGAGGCGGCGGTCACATCGGGCAAGCCGGTCATGGTCTGGGCGGGCCGTGAAGATGACCACCTGGGCCATGCCTGTAGCGCCACCGGCGTGCCACTGACCCGCGTCGAAGACGGGTTCCTGCGCTCCCGCGGGCTGGGGGCGGCGCTGATCCCGCCCCTGTCGCTGGTACGTGATGATCTGGGGATCTATTACGACCCGTCCCGCGAAAGCAGGCTTGAACGACTGATCACCGAGGCCGCCGCCCTGCCCGCCAAGCGGCTGGCCCGCGCCGAAGCCCTGATTGCCCGGCTGACGGCATTGGGCCTCAGCAAATATAATCTGGGCAGCCCCCCCGATCTGCCGGATCCCGGCACCCGGCACGTGGTGCTGGTGCCCGGACAGGTGGAAGATGATGCCTCGATCACGCTTGGGGCGGGCAAGGTGAAGACCAATCTCGATCTGTTGCAAACCGCACGGCGCCTGCACCCCGATGCGATGGTGGTCTATAAACCCCACCCGGATGTGGAGGCGGACCTGCGACCGGGTGCTGTGCCCGAGGATGCGCTGGCCCGGCTGGCCGATCATGTGGCCCGGGGCGCCGATCCCGCCGCCCTTCTGGCGCAGGCCGATAAGGTGGTGACCATGACCTCGCTTCTGGGGTTCGAAGCGCTGTTGCGCCGGGTGCCGGTCACCACGCTTGGCACGCCTTTCTATGCCGGGTGGGGCCTGACCCATGATCTTGGCCCGATCCCCGTTCGTCGTCAGGCCCGCCCCTCGCTGGCAGCGATGGCCCATGCCGCGCTGATCACCTATCCCCGGTATCTGGACCCGGTCACCTCCCTGCCCTGCCCGGTCGAGGTGGCGATGGAACGGCTGGCCGCAGGCGAGGGTCTGCCACGCAAACCCGGGTTGCGGGTTTTGGCAAAACTGCAGGGATGGTTTGCAGGTCATGCCTGGCTTTGGCGGCGCGGACGCTGA
- a CDS encoding polysaccharide biosynthesis/export family protein translates to MKLLASKGARMVALAVVMGIVASCGLPRSGPTRNEIFAGSVQREGDAFVVEVNQRVIAATSVVPALGFSEDFQNAGISSTEVIRPGDVLGLTIYENVEDGLLAGQGANAAVIDEVTVDGAGFIFIPYAGRIRAAGNTPNALREIITRNLDEQTPDPQVIIRRASGDGATVSVAGAVNGQGIFPVERATRTLSGMLAAAGGIRGEADIARITVVRGAQSGTIWFEDLYVNPAFDIAMRGGDRILVEEDSRSFTSLGATGQQARVPFESQTISAIEAIATVGGLQSTLADPTGVFVLRNEPVEIASQVLGRGDLQGTQRMIYVLDLTAPTGMFEARDFVIRDGDTVYVTEAPFAQWSKALNALTGTLGTANSIAGLASD, encoded by the coding sequence GTGAAATTACTGGCTTCCAAAGGGGCGCGCATGGTCGCGCTTGCTGTTGTTATGGGTATTGTTGCGTCCTGCGGCCTGCCGCGATCCGGGCCCACACGCAACGAAATCTTCGCAGGATCGGTACAGCGCGAGGGCGACGCCTTCGTGGTTGAGGTGAACCAGCGTGTCATCGCAGCCACATCCGTGGTGCCCGCGCTTGGCTTTTCCGAGGATTTCCAGAATGCCGGCATCAGTTCGACCGAGGTGATCCGCCCCGGCGATGTGCTGGGCCTGACGATCTATGAAAACGTCGAAGACGGGCTGCTGGCCGGGCAAGGCGCAAATGCGGCCGTGATCGACGAGGTCACCGTTGATGGTGCCGGTTTTATCTTTATTCCCTATGCGGGCCGGATCCGCGCCGCAGGCAACACCCCCAATGCCCTGCGCGAAATCATCACCCGAAATCTTGATGAACAAACCCCTGATCCACAGGTGATCATACGCCGCGCCTCAGGCGATGGCGCCACCGTTTCGGTGGCCGGGGCCGTCAACGGCCAGGGCATTTTCCCGGTGGAACGCGCCACCCGCACCTTGTCGGGCATGCTGGCCGCTGCCGGTGGCATCCGGGGCGAGGCCGATATCGCCCGGATCACCGTTGTGCGCGGGGCGCAAAGCGGCACGATCTGGTTCGAAGACCTTTATGTCAATCCCGCTTTCGATATTGCGATGCGCGGCGGCGACCGCATTCTGGTGGAGGAAGACAGCCGCAGTTTCACCTCTCTTGGCGCCACCGGGCAACAAGCCCGGGTGCCGTTTGAAAGCCAGACGATCTCTGCCATCGAGGCGATTGCCACCGTGGGCGGTCTGCAATCGACCTTGGCCGACCCCACCGGGGTCTTCGTTCTGCGCAATGAACCGGTGGAGATTGCATCACAGGTTTTGGGCCGTGGCGATCTGCAGGGCACCCAGCGGATGATCTATGTGCTGGACCTGACTGCCCCCACAGGTATGTTCGAAGCGCGCGATTTCGTCATCCGGGACGGAGACACCGTTTATGTGACCGAGGCACCTTTTGCCCAGTGGAGCAAGGCGCTCAACGCCCTGACCGGAACCCTTGGCACGGCCAATTCGATCGCCGGTCTGGCAAGCGACTGA
- a CDS encoding 6,7-dimethyl-8-ribityllumazine synthase, whose product MAGPSHHTLALPKLDRPVKLLIVIAPYYKDIADGQLAGAKTVLEEAGASYELVEVPGALEIPVAIGIAHRQSNFDGYVALGCVIRGETTHYETVCEESNRGITGLGLGGACIGNCILTVENHAQAAVRADPAQMNKGGGAAAAALHLIALTRRFGAPKGGIGFKPRGDSIQIAGDSEGPAIA is encoded by the coding sequence ATGGCAGGCCCGTCCCATCATACGCTGGCGCTGCCGAAACTCGACCGGCCGGTCAAACTGCTGATCGTCATCGCGCCCTATTACAAGGATATTGCCGATGGGCAGCTGGCCGGTGCCAAAACCGTACTGGAGGAGGCCGGGGCCAGTTATGAATTGGTTGAGGTGCCCGGGGCGCTGGAAATCCCTGTCGCCATCGGGATCGCGCATCGGCAGTCGAATTTCGACGGCTATGTAGCGCTTGGCTGTGTCATCCGGGGGGAAACAACCCATTATGAGACGGTCTGCGAGGAATCGAACCGGGGGATCACCGGGCTGGGCCTTGGCGGGGCCTGTATCGGCAATTGCATTCTGACCGTGGAAAACCACGCACAGGCAGCGGTGCGCGCGGACCCGGCGCAGATGAACAAGGGCGGCGGCGCGGCGGCGGCAGCCCTGCATCTGATCGCGTTGACGCGGCGGTTCGGGGCGCCTAAAGGCGGCATCGGATTCAAACCGCGTGGAGACAGCATCCAGATCGCGGGTGACAGCGAAGGACCGGCGATCGCATGA
- the nrdR gene encoding transcriptional regulator NrdR: MRCPFCGNVDTQVKDSRPAEDHVAIRRRRFCPACGGRFTTYERVQLRDLVVIKSNGKREDFDRDKLERSIRISMQKRPVEPERIDQMISGIVRRLESMGETDIPSGTIGEIVMESLARIDTVAYVRFASVYKNFKDADDFEEFVAELRPPNPSES; the protein is encoded by the coding sequence ATGCGCTGCCCGTTTTGCGGAAATGTGGACACTCAGGTGAAAGACAGCCGCCCGGCCGAAGATCATGTGGCGATCCGAAGGCGGCGGTTCTGCCCGGCATGTGGCGGACGGTTCACCACCTATGAACGGGTGCAGCTGCGCGATCTGGTGGTGATCAAATCAAACGGCAAACGCGAGGATTTCGACCGCGACAAGCTGGAACGCTCGATCCGCATTTCGATGCAGAAACGCCCGGTGGAACCTGAACGGATCGACCAGATGATCAGCGGCATCGTCCGGCGGCTGGAAAGCATGGGCGAGACGGATATCCCATCGGGCACCATCGGCGAGATCGTGATGGAAAGCCTGGCCCGGATCGACACGGTCGCCTATGTCCGCTTCGCCAGCGTCTACAAGAATTTCAAGGACGCGGATGATTTCGAGGAATTCGTGGCCGAACTGCGCCCGCCCAACCCCTCAGAAAGCTAG
- a CDS encoding ArsR/SmtB family transcription factor codes for MQDTQTTFRALADPTRRGILHLLMGQEMTIGAVAERFDMTRPAIKKHLSVLEAGELITITPRGRERLNSINPEGFRAVQSWLDLFESFWDDRLAALKTAIEKDQTQ; via the coding sequence ATGCAAGACACTCAAACCACCTTCCGCGCCCTGGCAGACCCGACACGGCGCGGCATTCTGCACCTTCTGATGGGGCAGGAAATGACCATCGGCGCCGTGGCAGAGCGTTTCGACATGACCCGCCCGGCGATCAAAAAACATCTCAGCGTGTTGGAGGCCGGTGAGTTGATCACCATCACCCCCCGGGGCCGCGAACGCCTGAACAGCATCAACCCCGAGGGTTTCAGGGCCGTCCAAAGCTGGCTCGACCTGTTCGAGAGCTTCTGGGATGACCGTCTTGCCGCGCTGAAAACCGCCATTGAAAAGGACCAGACCCAATGA
- a CDS encoding secondary thiamine-phosphate synthase enzyme YjbQ, which translates to MQTVLTAQTDGPGLYEITGELRRWLAGQGDGLLTLFIRHSSASLLIQENADPEVQTDLIAYFDRLVPPSDHPSMSYLTHTYEGPDDMPAHIKAAMMPVSLSIPVAAGQMMLGTWQGIYVVEHRRRPHARQVVAMLMQG; encoded by the coding sequence ATGCAAACCGTATTGACAGCGCAGACAGATGGCCCCGGTCTTTACGAGATCACCGGAGAACTGCGCAGATGGCTGGCGGGGCAGGGCGATGGTCTGCTGACGCTGTTCATCCGCCATAGCTCGGCCAGCCTGCTGATCCAGGAAAATGCCGACCCGGAGGTGCAGACCGATCTGATCGCCTATTTCGACCGTCTGGTGCCGCCCTCCGATCACCCGTCCATGTCCTATCTGACCCATACCTATGAAGGCCCCGATGACATGCCGGCCCATATCAAGGCGGCGATGATGCCGGTTTCCCTGTCGATCCCTGTGGCGGCGGGCCAGATGATGCTGGGGACATGGCAGGGGATTTACGTGGTCGAACACCGCCGCCGCCCACATGCGCGACAAGTGGTGGCGATGCTGATGCAGGGCTGA
- the ribB gene encoding 3,4-dihydroxy-2-butanone-4-phosphate synthase — protein sequence MSEPIPFEKPGPVEQDWSDAVSSIEEIIEDARNGRMFVLVDHEDRENEGDLVIPAQMATPEAINFMAMHGRGLICLSLPGDRVDALGLPLMASYNSSRHETAFTISIEAREGVSTGISAHDRARTVAVAIDAGKGAADIATPGHVFPLRARDGGVLVRAGHTEAAVDISRLAGLNPSGVICEIMNEDGSMARLPDLVAFAQLHNLKIGTISDLIAYRRRHDNLVKVRTEDTIISEFGGEWRMRIYTDETQGAEHIVLIKGDITTAQPVLVRMHALDPMLDVVGAGGPGRAGEFGDAMRLIAEEGRGVLVLLRDLNMKLSAEHEVSPQTLRQYGLGAQILSSLGLSELVLLTNSPKPKVVGLEAYGLNITQTRKISEIG from the coding sequence ATGTCTGAGCCCATCCCTTTCGAAAAACCGGGTCCGGTCGAACAGGACTGGTCCGATGCGGTGTCTTCCATCGAGGAGATCATCGAGGATGCCCGCAACGGGCGGATGTTCGTGCTGGTGGATCATGAGGATCGCGAGAATGAGGGTGATCTGGTGATCCCGGCGCAGATGGCCACGCCCGAGGCGATCAATTTCATGGCGATGCATGGGCGCGGGTTGATCTGCCTGTCCCTGCCGGGGGACCGGGTGGATGCGCTGGGCCTGCCGCTGATGGCGTCGTATAATTCCTCGCGGCATGAAACGGCCTTCACGATCTCGATCGAGGCGCGCGAAGGGGTTTCCACCGGAATTTCCGCCCATGACCGGGCGCGCACCGTGGCGGTGGCCATCGACGCGGGCAAGGGGGCGGCGGATATCGCGACACCGGGCCATGTGTTCCCGCTGCGCGCACGCGATGGCGGGGTGCTGGTGCGCGCCGGGCATACGGAGGCCGCGGTCGATATCTCGCGGCTGGCCGGTCTGAACCCGTCAGGCGTGATCTGCGAGATCATGAACGAGGATGGCTCCATGGCGCGGCTGCCCGATCTGGTGGCCTTCGCGCAGTTGCACAATCTGAAAATCGGCACGATCAGCGATCTGATCGCCTATCGCCGTCGCCATGACAATCTGGTGAAAGTCCGCACCGAAGACACGATCATCTCGGAATTCGGCGGCGAATGGCGGATGCGCATCTATACCGATGAGACACAGGGCGCTGAACATATCGTGCTGATCAAGGGGGATATCACCACCGCTCAGCCGGTTCTGGTCAGGATGCACGCGCTGGACCCGATGCTGGATGTGGTTGGCGCCGGTGGCCCGGGCCGGGCGGGTGAGTTCGGCGATGCGATGCGGCTGATCGCCGAAGAGGGGCGCGGCGTGCTGGTCTTGCTGCGTGATCTCAACATGAAACTGAGCGCGGAGCATGAGGTGTCGCCCCAGACATTGCGGCAATACGGGTTGGGCGCGCAGATATTGTCATCACTTGGATTGTCGGAGCTGGTTCTGCTGACCAATTCGCCCAAGCCGAAAGTGGTGGGGCTTGAGGCCTATGGCCTGAACATCACGCAGACGCGCAAAATATCGGAGATCGGATAG
- the ribD gene encoding bifunctional diaminohydroxyphosphoribosylaminopyrimidine deaminase/5-amino-6-(5-phosphoribosylamino)uracil reductase RibD — MTGEDARWMRLALSLGARGQGRVWPNPAVGCVIVKEGRVLGRGWTAPGGRPHAEPQALAQAGAGANGATAYVSLEPCAHHGVTPPCVEALIAASVARVVIAMDDPDPRTDGQGMARLQAAGIAVTMNVLEDQARRAHAGFISRVTRGRPALTLKLATSFDGRIATASGESKWITGAAARRVVHGLRARHDAVMIGAGTARADDPSLTIRDLGLSHQPVRIVISRKLDIPEGGALARSADTVPLWLCHGAGEVPAKVEAAWRARGAVLIGCATAPGGQLDLSDVMQALGRAGLTRVFCEGGGALAATLLAGDLVDDLLGFTAGLVLGAEGQPAIGAMGVAALQEAPRFTLRSTRAIGPDILHQWTRETG; from the coding sequence ATGACCGGGGAAGACGCCCGCTGGATGCGTCTGGCGCTGTCCCTGGGCGCGCGGGGGCAGGGCCGGGTCTGGCCAAACCCGGCTGTGGGTTGTGTCATCGTCAAAGAGGGCCGTGTGCTGGGCCGGGGCTGGACCGCGCCGGGCGGGCGGCCCCATGCAGAACCGCAGGCGCTGGCGCAGGCCGGGGCGGGTGCCAATGGCGCAACGGCTTATGTCAGCCTGGAGCCTTGCGCCCATCACGGGGTCACGCCGCCTTGTGTGGAGGCGCTGATTGCGGCCTCGGTTGCGCGGGTTGTCATTGCCATGGACGATCCGGACCCGCGCACAGATGGCCAGGGCATGGCCCGTTTGCAGGCGGCCGGGATTGCAGTGACCATGAATGTTCTGGAAGATCAGGCCCGCCGCGCCCATGCGGGGTTCATCAGCCGTGTGACCCGGGGACGCCCGGCGCTGACCCTGAAACTTGCCACCTCCTTTGACGGGCGGATCGCCACGGCCAGCGGTGAAAGTAAGTGGATCACCGGGGCTGCGGCGCGCCGGGTCGTTCATGGACTGCGCGCGCGCCATGATGCGGTGATGATCGGTGCGGGTACGGCGCGCGCTGATGATCCCAGCCTGACCATACGCGATCTGGGCCTGTCCCACCAACCGGTGCGGATTGTGATCTCGCGCAAGCTCGACATCCCCGAGGGCGGTGCGCTGGCCCGCAGCGCTGATACGGTGCCGCTCTGGCTGTGCCACGGGGCCGGCGAGGTTCCGGCGAAGGTGGAGGCCGCCTGGCGCGCGCGGGGCGCGGTGCTGATTGGATGCGCGACTGCGCCGGGCGGACAGCTGGACCTTTCCGATGTGATGCAGGCGCTTGGCCGGGCGGGGCTGACCCGGGTGTTCTGCGAAGGTGGCGGCGCATTGGCTGCCACGCTTCTGGCCGGGGATCTGGTGGATGATCTTCTGGGCTTCACCGCCGGGCTTGTGCTGGGCGCCGAGGGGCAACCGGCGATTGGCGCGATGGGCGTGGCCGCCTTGCAGGAAGCGCCAAGGTTTACCCTGCGGAGCACCCGCGCCATTGGTCCCGATATCCTCCATCAATGGACCCGCGAAACCGGTTGA
- a CDS encoding capsule biosynthesis protein: protein MHKVFLFLQGPHGPFFHRLGKMLRAAGADVWRVGFNQGDSAFWPHRDSYIAYTGIIEDWPDRLRQLIEDKGITDLVLYGDTRPVHADAVAIAKALGMTVHVFEEGYLRPYWVTYERGGANGHSRLMDRSVPQMRKALKGLDLNLPDTPSKWGDMRQHVFYGALYHWFVMFLNIRYRNFKPHRNITVARELWLYLRRLALMPFLWLDRVQATWRIRQGGFPYHLALLQLEHDASFRDHGPFETMADFLAVLIEGFAQGAPEHHHLVFKAHPLEDGRVPIRRDIRRLARMHGVSDRVHYVRGGKLARLLNDARSAVTVNSTAAQQALWRGLPLKAFGTAVYLKPEFVSTQPMEAFFTNPTRPDSRAYRDYRHYLLETSQITGSFYSSRGRRQLLRQVVDMMLLSEDPYDALKAGRPAPRQHLRVVK from the coding sequence TTGCACAAGGTTTTTTTGTTCCTGCAAGGCCCCCATGGACCTTTTTTCCATCGGCTTGGCAAAATGCTGCGCGCGGCGGGGGCGGATGTGTGGCGCGTGGGTTTCAACCAGGGCGACAGCGCATTCTGGCCCCACCGGGACAGTTATATTGCCTATACCGGCATCATCGAAGACTGGCCGGATCGCCTGCGCCAGCTGATCGAAGACAAAGGCATAACCGATCTGGTGCTTTATGGTGACACAAGGCCCGTCCATGCAGACGCGGTCGCCATCGCCAAAGCCCTTGGCATGACCGTGCATGTGTTCGAGGAAGGGTATCTGAGACCTTATTGGGTGACCTATGAACGAGGCGGCGCCAACGGGCATTCGCGGCTGATGGACAGATCTGTGCCGCAGATGCGCAAAGCGCTGAAAGGTCTGGATCTGAATCTGCCGGACACGCCTTCAAAATGGGGCGATATGCGTCAGCACGTCTTTTACGGTGCGCTTTACCACTGGTTTGTGATGTTCCTGAACATCCGCTACCGGAATTTCAAACCGCATCGCAATATCACCGTCGCCCGCGAGCTATGGCTCTATCTGCGCCGTCTGGCGCTTATGCCGTTCCTGTGGCTCGACCGGGTGCAGGCCACCTGGCGGATTCGCCAGGGCGGGTTTCCCTATCATCTGGCCCTGTTGCAACTGGAACATGATGCCTCGTTCCGCGACCATGGGCCGTTTGAAACCATGGCCGATTTCCTGGCGGTTCTGATCGAAGGCTTCGCCCAGGGGGCACCGGAGCATCATCATCTGGTGTTCAAGGCCCACCCTCTGGAGGATGGCCGGGTGCCGATCCGCCGCGACATCCGCCGCCTGGCGCGCATGCATGGTGTTTCTGACCGCGTCCATTACGTGCGCGGCGGCAAACTGGCCCGGCTGCTGAACGACGCCCGGTCTGCGGTGACCGTGAATTCCACCGCCGCGCAACAGGCGCTCTGGCGCGGGTTGCCGCTGAAGGCTTTCGGGACAGCGGTCTATCTGAAGCCGGAATTCGTCTCGACCCAGCCGATGGAGGCGTTTTTCACCAATCCGACCCGCCCCGACAGCCGGGCCTATCGCGATTATCGCCATTATCTGCTGGAAACCTCACAGATCACCGGCAGCTTCTATTCCAGCCGCGGGCGCCGCCAGTTGCTGCGCCAGGTGGTCGATATGATGCTGTTATCCGAAGACCCCTATGATGCGCTGAAAGCGGGCCGACCGGCACCAAGGCAACACCTGCGCGTTGTGAAATAA